Sequence from the Argentina anserina chromosome 7, drPotAnse1.1, whole genome shotgun sequence genome:
GCTCTGGAAGtatcataaaatgctctggaACTTCCATGTGACATAACAAGTCTAACTTAAGCGGGGAGGAATAATGAGATTGCAAAAACTGGACAGTAGATAATTGTTTAACTCTCTTGAGTTTTCATGATGGCAGGAAACTGTGACTCGACAGAGTCAAATGAGCAACTCTTACCACTATAGACCTCCAACGGGTCTCTGGTGAAAAACCGTAGCTAAGCTCTTACATTTTAACAATAATTCTACAAGAAATACAATGACGAGAATGGTCATCGCACATAAGTTGAAGAAATACAAAGCATGACAAACTTGTAACAAATGTCTAAGCAACTTCAAGGATCAGGATTGTAATCTTCTTTTTCTCGCAAACAAAATACTTCAATAATTGATAAACCCTAGCCTATTGCAATTAATCAATAAACACTATTGCGGCCTTGCAGGTAATGTATAAACCCTAGCCTACCAATCTTTCATCGATCAACAACTAGAAGAAACATCTAAACACCAAATAGAGACTTTGGACTAAAATCCCAAATTCTAGTTTCTAGGGTTTCAATGTGTGGCATATATCAACAAACTTCACTCTTTTCCAAGACTTTGGACTAAAATCGAACAGATATATGCAAATCGAAGGCTTCCATCGATTCACATCTATGAAATACTTTAATCAACAAACGAGTCTAGCTAGATTTCttcaaaaaattcaaaaaaaaaaaactaatctGATAAATGAGTCGAACACTGAGGCTAGCAAGATCATGTTATGTAATCGAACAATTATAAACCCTATCTTACCTCTGATCGAATACGTTTAATAACtataacattcaataattctGATGGAACCGACATAATAAAAACCAAACCTCACAAATTTAACTACAAAATATGATCCCAGTGGAGTAGGACTCAAATTATATCAACATCAACGTCCTCAAATGCGATGTTATCACCGTCGCTGTTGTCCTCGTCGACATCGTCACCGCCCTCATTAGGCCTAAAGGTGTCGTTCAGCTCCCCATAAGCCTTGAGTAAACGGGCCTCATCAGGCATGTACTTGTGGATGACATCAGCCTTGCCATCCTGGAAGTCTCTTAAACCGACAAGGAGAATGTCACCGGCGGCAATCCAGACCTTCTTATGTAACTTTCCCGAGATGTGACACAGGCGGGTAACGCCGTCATGGCACCTGGCTTCCAGTCGGCCGTTGCCTAACATGCGCGTGACCTGCGCGTATTCCTGGCCGTCTTCTTTGAAGAGGAGCTCTCTCTTCTCGTCATCGGCTTCGTTCTTTCCCCTCTTGCGGTTCTTGCCTCCCTTTCCTTTGTTCTTCGGcatcttcttgttcttgtttttcttctaCTTCTTTCTTGGTCTTGTTTGTTCGttgtgtttcttcttcttatatAAAGGGCTTTTCTTGGTCTCCAAGAAGGAAAAGGAAACCAAGAACCAATATTAAATATCCTTAATTGTTGCGTGTAAAGAAGACGCGCGTCGACCTACGCGTCTCCCTCTCGTCCTCAGTTCTCCCTCATAACCCAGAACCCCATGATCGGTCTCAATTAGCTCAGACCCGTATTAAGTTGTTAACTCTCATACCTTCTATCAATTTTAGGATTATGGATTTTTCTACCAGATCCAAAGCCAATCCTTTCACAGTTTCACCAAGCTTAGATGAACCAATAGCAAAGAGTGGATATGGCGAAGCTAGTTTTGGGTTTTTCTGGGCCGGAGCTCCTAGAAGTCGTTAGTCTGTCCTCCCTGTTTGTTGATTCCCACTATAAACTCAACCTCACCAATACGATTACTCCTCCATCTTCAACCACCATAGCCTGGCCGTGCTTCATATTTATGTGATTTGGGCCTTCTTTCTGTCTAGGGAAATGGGGGCTTTGATGGCATTGTGTTGGAATCTTGGTCAAGATGGGCAGCTTACCGAGTTTTGCATGATCCAAAGATTCGGAATTCGGTAAAAACTAATTTTACTCTTCATCTGTTAGAAGTTAGAATTCCTTTGGTTAATTATTTCGGTAGAtgatgacatgtataggatgtTCATTTTGTTGAATTATTTCCACTGATAATGATGCCTTTCACCATTCCAGTTTTACAATGTTTACCCGATTCATTTCAAGTTTTGCAAGTACCAGAACTTTGATTGAAAGCAATCTAGCTGTGTTGCTGTTGGATAATATGTGCCTTTGGTATCTCAGTTTTATACAAACATAGACACAAAGCAGGTAATATGACTAATATCTGAGCTTCGTACGCAATCTTTGTTTTCTGGGGTCACTTCATTAGGTTAATGAGAATCTATTATCTTATATTCCAATATTGTTTGGAAGTTATTTCTTAGATtgccttctctctctctctctctctctctctctctctctctctctctctctctctctgaaaagAAGGTGGActcttcttaaaaaaaaaactaaagagAGAATCAAGGACTGAGTCTAAGTAGCCCAACTATTAAGTTTTTTTGGTGCTTAAGTATCAGTCTACAGATGCTTGCTAGTTAAGAATAATAGAACAAAGATCATAATCCTTGAAATCCTTAGAAGTAGAAGCCCATAATCAACATAACTCTCTCCCTCAGGTTTTCCGTCTCTACCCGTCTACCCTCCATAATGATTATTTTCTGTGATTGTTGATTTTACCTTTTGACTAACAAAATTAATTTGTTGCAACTCGTAGTGTTTGATAGAAATATGTACCTCTTCCAAATCCACTAAGATAATATGTAGGGCTGTAAGTAGAGGTCGAGCCGCTCGTGTTCGACTCGTTTTTAACCTGTTTGGCTCGAGCTCGTTAAGTTAAATGAGTCGagtttgagctcaatatttaatccggccttgaaaatgagccgagcttAAACAACAAGTATTCAGCTCGTTCGACTCGTTTAGCTCGTGAGCTAGTTCAGACTTATTAAAGCTCGGCTCGTTTATTAATAAAGTTTAActtattaacttttatagtatatataaagtgTCATTTTTatctttaaaaaatataatttttatatgagaaataatattaaaaatataatattagttcGAAAGAGCTAAAATGTTTCTTTCAAGAATAATTAGTTAAGACTTTAAGTTCTATAACGAGtttgatttattattttaattttattacaAATATAAAAGATTTTGTCTGATACGATGACgtttgattttgaattttctttttaatttctaatttaaaattttaatatcgTATTATTAAAGCCGTCTCAATTCGACTCCGATctcatctaataaaatgagccgGCCCGAGCCTAGCTCGAGCTTTTTAAAGCCGAGCCGAGCTTGAACATGaataacaaaaatcaaattttggtCCGGCTCGAACTCGATCGAATGAAAACGAGCCAAACATGAACCACTTAATATTCGGCTCGactcggctcatttacacCCCTGATAATATGTACCTCTTCCATTGTATTATCTTGCGATTTATTTTCCTGTTTTTCCATTATTGTTATTATTCGTATTCCTTATTATTAGTATTGTTGGAATGGAGGGGGATTGTATCTACTTCAGTGACGGGGTCTTTTCCGTTGTGTTATCCGAGTACCTTGCTCTTAGTCTGGTTTGGTTTATGAAAAATTGGCTTTATTTGAAGCGTGATGTAGAAAAGTAGTTAGCCATACCAAACACTGTAGTAGATGATATCCTGCTGCAGAAAACAAGAAGATGAATTTCTAACGAAGTGAAAGCCATTTTGCTAAAATCCcccactttggtgaatgaaactAATTGTTAGCTTGCAACTTTTAGTATGATATGCAACATTACTTTGGAGACACGTGCATCATTAGTAGATTGAGCTCTGGAAGtatcataaaatgctctggaACTTCCATGCGACATAACAAGTCTTGGGGGGTAGTTATGGGATTGCAGAAACTGGGCTGTGTTTAACTCTCTTGAGTTTTCACGAGGACAGGAAACATAGAATAATGATTTAATGGACAGATTAACAACAGACTGGCCTTTATAGAATATGCTATCAATTTAGTTGATAGATTAGCCTTGCAAAGGCCCTCAATTTCTTTATGGCTCTAACTATTGAGACTTGAGTGATGGCCCGTAAGTATTGCCTGAGAACTAAGGAGCTGCATTAGAGAGAGAAATGATATGACCGTAGTCGAATAACTTCCGGTACATTTGGCAAGACAGGCGTGCAAGCAAATAGAACCTATAAAAAGACGGGTATTGACTATGGAAAAGCCGAGTAACCTAATATTGGCGACTTACAACATTTCCAGGCCTTAACTAATGTACTCTTTATAGGATGAATGCCTCACATTAAGAATGGACCACAAAATTGAACAAGGCTCGAATTTAACTTGCTTACAAGTTATAACGATACCGGCTCGAAGCGATTCATATATCTTTAAAATTGAtcagtttgtgattgatcccACTGAAAATAGCAGAGGGAGCTGATCCGCTGATGCTGAGGAACAATGAAGTGTCTTGTTTTGGATTTCCAGGTTGTTTTCTTTGCAGCCCATTCTTTTTTCTATAAAATATCTCAAAGCCATTCTTGTTCCAATGCTGCAGTGAAATGTGTTTGCGTTGGATCTCCTCTTGATTCATTTGATGTTTTCAACCAAACATATCACTCATCTCTACACTGACGAAAGCTCATCCATTGTCTGTATTTGGCCAGAGAAAAATAAAGCAAAAGCAAAGATAAAAGTGGAACA
This genomic interval carries:
- the LOC126802267 gene encoding eukaryotic translation initiation factor 1A-like, which gives rise to MPKNKGKGGKNRKRGKNEADDEKRELLFKEDGQEYAQVTRMLGNGRLEARCHDGVTRLCHISGKLHKKVWIAAGDILLVGLRDFQDGKADVIHKYMPDEARLLKAYGELNDTFRPNEGGDDVDEDNSDGDNIAFEDVDVDII